The genomic window CGACCTCGTCCATGATGATGTACTTCTCGAACAATTGCAGCACGCGTTCTTCCTGCTCGAAGTCGGTGTCGACGATGAAGAAGTCGCCGGCGTTGTAGATGTACATGTCGGCGAGGATGTGTCCCTGGGCGTTGAGCAGGAAGTTGTAGTTGCCGCGGCCGGGCGCCAGGTCGCGGATGTTGTTCGTGACCATGCCGTTCAACCAGCGGACGCGGTCGTTGCCGCTGACGAACAGCTTGGCACGGTAGCCGAGGTCGTAGACGGCCGCGCCCGAGTGCAGCGCGGCATATTCCTTCGCCACATCCCCCAAGGACGCAGCGGTGATCGCGCCGCAAAACTCGCCCAAGCGGGCGCCGGCGGCAGCGAGCGCGTCATGGAGTGGGGTCTCGACCATAGCGGAACCTTCGATTATAGCTGTGCGCCGCGGCTTGGCCGGGGGCGGCGGACGGGCTATCATCGCCAGTCCCGCGCACGCAGTCCTAAGGAGGAACCCCATGCGAACGCTTCGCTTCCTCGCAGTCTCGCTCTGTCTGTTCGCAGCCGTCTCGCTCGTCGCGCAAGAGCATCGTCCCAAGCCGGTCCCCAATGCCGCGTTCGATCGCCTGAAGACGCTGGCGGGCGACTGGAAAGGGAAGTATGTCGGCCCGGAGGGTACGTTCGAGGGGATGGCGAACTTCAAGGTGGTCTCGGCGGGCTCGGCGATGATGCTGAGCATGGACGAGCACAACGAAGCCACCGAGATGATCACCATGTTCCATCCCGACGGCGAGAAGCAACTGATGGCGACGCACTACTGCTCGGGGCAGAACCAGCCGCGGATGCGGCTTACGGCGATGCCTGACGCGAGCGTACTCGAGTTCGATTTCGTCGACGGCACCAACCTGCGGGGCGGCCACATGAAGAAGCTGGTCATCACCATCGTCGACGCCGACCACCACGTCCAGACCTGGTCCTACGACGACGGCAAGGGCAACATGACGACGGCGAAGATGGAATACACGCGAGTGAAGAGCTAGTGGCGGAGAAGCGCATCGCCGTCGTCCCCGGCGACGGCATCGGCAAAGAAGTCATCCCGGCGGCGCTCGAGGTGCTGCGCGCGACGAACGCGCCGCTGGCGTTCACGGAGTTCGACTGGGGCGCCGACCGCTACCTCAAGGACGGCACCACGCTGCCGGGCTACGCGGACGAGTCGGGCTTTCGCAAGCTGGAGCGCGAGTTCGACGCCGTCTTCGTAGGGGCGCTGGGCGATCCGCGCGTGCCCACGAACATCCACGCCAAAGAGATCCTGCTGGGCATGCGCTTCAAGATGGACCTGTACGCGAACGTGCGGCCGGTGAAGTGCCTGGACGAGTCGCTCAACCCGCTGAAGCACGCCCAGGCCGCGGACATCGATTTCGTCGTGGTGCGCGAGAACACCGAGGGGCTGTACGTGGACCGCGGCAGCCTGACGGGCGAGGGCACGGCCGGCGAGGTCGCGATCCAGGAGGACTACAACACGCGCAAGGGCGTGGAGCGGGTGATCCGTTACGCGTTTGAACTGGCGCGGCGGGAAAAGCGCAGCAAGGTGCTGATGTCCGACAAGTCGAACGTGATGACCATCGCGCACGGGCTGTGGCAGCGCGTGTTCAAGCAGGTGGCGGCGGAGTACCCGGACATCAGCCCGTCGCACATGTACGTGGACGCGCTGTGCATGCAGATGGTACGCGAGCCGAAGCAGTTCGAGGTGATCGTGACCAACAACCTGTTCGGCGACATCATCACGGACTTGGCGGCGGCGCTGCAGGGCGGGCTGGGGATGGCGGCGAGCGGGAACATCCACCCGGGGAAGACGTCGCTGTTCGAGCCGGTGCACGGGTCGGCGCCGCCGCTGGCGGGCAAGGACATGGCCAACCCCATCGGCGCGGTCGCGACCGGGGCGATGATGCTCGCTCACCTTGGGCTGAAGCGGGAGTCAGAAAAGATAGACAAGGCCATCCTGGAAGCAGTGCGGCAGAAGAAGACGACGAGCGACGTGGGCGGGTCGCTGGGCACGAAGGCGTGCGCGGCGTTCCTCGCCGAGCAGGTCGCGCGCGGATAGGTCCGAATCAAATCCAAGAGGACTGATATGAAGATGAAGCGAATGCTGTGGGTACTGGTCCTGGCGCTGTGCGCGCCGGTCTTTGCGCAGCAAGCCGCGAAGCCGGCCGAGCCGGCGACGCTCAAGCCATACGACAACCTGGTGGTCGAGAACGTGCCGGCCATCCCGATGAGCCTGGTGGAAGACGTGGCGCGGTACACGGAATACCGCACCGCGGGCCTGCGGAGCTGGCATCCGACGAAGCGCGAGATGCTGATCGGCACGCGCTTCGCCGACACCGCGCAGATCCACCGGCTCACGACGCCGGGCGGCGCGCGCACCCAGCTCACGTTCTATCCCGACCGGGTGGGCGGCGGCTGGTACGAGCCGAAGCGCGGCAGCTACTTCGTGTTCTCCAAGGACAAGGGCGGCGACGAGTTCTTCCAGTTCTACCGCTACGACGTGGCGAGCGGCGACATCACGCTGCTGACCGACGGCAAGTCGCGCAACACCGACTGGAACTTCTCGAACAAGGGCGACCGCGCGGTCTACGGCTCGACGCGCCGCACCGGTGACGACGTCGACATCTGGATCATCGACCCGAAGGACCCGAAGACGGACAAGATGCTGCTGGAACTGAAGGGCGGCGGCTGGTCGGTGGAAGACTGGTCCCCGGACGACAGCAAGCTGGCGCTCGCGGAGTTCATCTCGGCGAACGAGAGCTACATCTGGATCGTCGACGTGGCGAAGGGGACGAAGGAGCTGTTCACGCCCAAGGGCGGCGAGAAGGTGGTCTACAACAACGTCAACTTCTCCAAGGACGGCAAGGGCCTGTACGTCACCACCGACAAGGAGAACGAGTTCCAGCGGCTGACCTACATCGACCTGGCGACGAAGAAGCACAGCTACCTGACGTCGCACATCCGGTGGGACGTGGACCAGGTGGAGCTGTCGGACGACGGCCGCACCATCGCGTTCCTGGTGAACGAGAACGGCATCGAGAAGCTGCACATGCTCGACACCAGGACCAACAAAGAGAAGCCGGCGCCCAAGCTGCCGGCAGGGAACGTGGCGGGTATCGAGTGGCACGACAACAACGTGGACCTGGCGTTCGGGCTCGACATGGCGAGCTCGCCGGTCGACGTGTGGTCGGTCAACGTGCGCACCGGCAAGGTGGACCGCTGGACGATGAGTGAGACCGGCGGCGCGGTGCTCACCGACCTGCAGGAGCCGGAGCTGGTGAAGTGGAAGAGCTTCGACGGCATGGAGATCTCCGGCTTCCTCTACAAGCCGCCGGCGAAGTTCGCCGGGAAGCGTCCGGTGATGATCAACATCCACGGCGGGCCGGAAGGGCAATCGTCGCCGGGCTTCCTGGGCCGCAACAACTACTACCTGAAGGAACTGGGCGTCGCCATCCTTTATCCCAACGTGCGCGGGTCGAGCGGCTACGGCAAGACGTTCCTGGCGGCCGACAACGGCTTCAACCGCGAGAAATCGTATTGGGACATCGGGGCGCTGCTCGACCACCTGAAGACGCGGCCGGACATCGACCCGGACAAGATCTTCATCATCGGAGGCAGCTATGGCGGGTTCATGTCGCTGCAGGTCTCGTGGAACTACTCGGACAAGATCTGCTGCTCGCTGGACTACGTCGGCATCTCGAGCCTGGTGACGTTCCTGGAGAACACCTCGGGCTACCGGCGCGACCTGCGGCGGGTGGAGTATGGCGACGAGCGCGACCCGAAGATGCGCGAGTTCATGCAGAAGATCGCGGCCATCAACAACGCCGAGAAGATCAGGAAGCCGATCTTCGTGGTGCAGGGGAAGAACGATCCGCGCGTGCCGGCGAGCGAGGCGCTGCAGATGGTGCAGAAGATCCGCGGCAGCGGGACGCCGGTGTGGTTCCTGATGGCCAACGACGAAGGACACGGCTTCGCGAAGAAGAAGAACGCCGACTACCTGTTCTACGCGACCGTGATGTTCCTGAAAGAGTACCTGCTGAAGTAAGTCGGATAGGATGGAGGGAGGCGGGCGGACTCGCCCGCCTCCTTTTATTCCCGGAGCCCTGATGCGCCTGTTCCGTGTCTTCGCCGTCCTCGTCGCCGCCGGCATTGCCGTGGCGGCGCAGCAGCCGCCTCCGCCCGCGCCGCCGCAGGCGCCTGAGAAGAAGGCGGAGCGGAAGATCACGCCCGCCGAGGCGAAGGAGCTGTTCGCGCAGGTCGACGAGATATTGCAGTTCGTCTCGAAAGACACCGGGTTGCCGATCAAGCACTCGGTGAAGCGCAAGCTCACGACGCGCGCCGAGCTGCGCAAGTACATCACCGAGCGCAACCGCGACGACGAAGAGACCAAGCGGCTGCAGCGCGCCTCCATCGTGCTGAAGAAGCTGGGGCTGATCCCGCGCGAGTTCGACCTCGACAAGTTCCTCGGCGACCTGCTGGAGGAGCAGGTGGCGGGCTACTACGACTCCAAGACGAAGACCGTGTACCTGCTGGACTGGATCGAGCCCGAAGGCCAGAAGCCGGTGCTGGCGCACGAGCTGACGCACGCGCTCCAGGACCAGAACTTCGACCTCGAGAAGTCGATGAAGAAGGCGTTGAAGGACGAGGACCAGGACGCGCTGCTGAAGAAGCGCGGCGAGCTGGAGGTCGGGATCGAGGAGCCCAGCACCGGACGGCAGGCGGTGGTCGAGGGACAGGCGATGGTCGTGCTGGTGGACTACATGCTGGCGCCGACCGGGCGGACCCTGCTGGACTCGCCGCTCATCGGGCAGATGCTGAAGGCGCAGACGGCGCGGATGAACGACATGCCGCAGTTGGCGAGCGCGCCGCTCTATCTGCGCGACGCGCTCATCTTCCCTTACACCTACGGCCTGGATTTCGTGCAGGAGATGATGCGGCAGGGAGGCAAGCAGGTGGCGTTCTCGGGCGTGCTGAATCGGGCGCCGCGCAACACGCACGAAGTCATGGATCCGGCGGCCTACCTGGCGAATGAGAAGCTCGAGCCGCTGCGGCTGCCCGACATGCTCGGCATCCTGGGAGAGACGTACGAGCCTTACGACGTGGGGAACGTGGGGCAGTTCGACGTCTACACCCTGCTGAAGCAGTTCGCGGGCGAGAAGACGGCGGAGCGGCTGGCGCCGGAGTGGCGGGGCGGAGCCTACTACGCCGCGGGCCGCCGCACCGGCAAGGCAGGGAACTTCGACTGCGCGGCGAAGCCGGCGGAGGCGAAGGCGCTGGAAGCGCAGCGCGTGGCGTGCCTGGCGATGCTGACCGAGACGCGCTGGAAGACGCCTGAGGCGGCGTCGCAGTGGGCGCACCGCTATGCCAGCCTGCTGCTGGTGAAGTACCGGTTCGCGCAGAGCCTGAATGACGAGGGCGAAAAAGCGAAGGCCACGGGCTCGGAAGAGAAGGCGCGCGAGCGCTGCTTCACCTGTGCGGGCGGCGAGCGCTGGATGACCGACGAGGGCATGGTCACGATCGAGCAGCAAGGGAGCGTGGTGCTGGTGCTGGAGACGTTCGACGACGCGGTCACGGCGAAGCTGCAGAAGGCGGCGGGAGCGCTGGCGAGTCCGCAGTCCACGGTCCACAGTCCACAGTAGGCGCCTTGTATAATCTCGCGTTCCTCTCACACACCGGAGCGCACATGGCGGAAGCAGAGATCGGGATCATCGGCGGTAGCGGGCTGTACCAGATGCCCGGGCTGACCGACCTCACCGAGAAGCAGGTCAACACCCCCTTCGGCAAGCCCTCGGACGCCTACCACCTCGGCACGCTCGAAGGGCGGCGCGTCGCGTTCCTGTCGCGGCACGGCCGCGGCCACCGCGTGAACCCCAGCGAGCTGAACTTCCGCGCGAACATCTACGGCTTCAAGGCGCTGGGTGTGGAGCGCATCCTGTCGGTGTCGGCGGTGGGGTCGCTCAAGGAAGAGCACAAGCCGCTGGAGTTCGTGCTGCCCGACCAGTTCATCGACCGCACGCGGCACCGCGTGGACACCTTTTTCGGCGAAGGCGTGGTGGTGCACATCGCATTCGCCGACCCGGTGTGCGCGGAGCTTTCCAAGGTCGCGCAGGCCGCGGGCAAGAAGGCGGACGTGACGGCGAAGCTGGGCGGGACCTACGTCTGCATGGAAGGGCCGCAGTTCTCGACGCGCGCGGAGTCGAACCTGTACCGCTCGTGGGGCGCCGACGTGATCGGGATGACGAACCTGCAGGAGGCGAAGCTCGCGCGCGAGGCGGAGCTCTGCTACACGACGGTCGCGATGGTGACCGACTACGACTGCTGGCATGACTCGCATGAGTCGGTGACCGTGGACCAGATCGTCGCCAACCTGCTGAAGAACGCCGAGAACGCGTGCGCGCTGGTGAAGCACGCCGTGGCGGCGATGCCGAAGCAGCGCGGCTGCAAGTGCGGCGCGGCCCTGGCCAACGCCATCCTGACCGATCGCAAGGCGATCCCGGCGGAGGTGAAGCAGAAGCTGCACCTGCTGCTCGGGAAGTACCTGGGCGAGAAGGCCGGGGCGTAGATGAGCTCGCTGCTCGTCGTCGGGTCGGTCGCGTTCGACACCATCCAGACGCCCTATGGGCGCAAGGAGCGCATCCTGGGCGGCTCGGCGACCTACTTCTCGCTTGCGGCCAGCTACTTCACCGACGTGCGCGTGATCGCCGTTGTGGGAGAAGACTTCGCGCCGGAACACGAGCAGGTGCTGCGCCGGCGCCGCGTGGACACGCGCGGCATCCAGCGCGCGAAAGGGAAGACCTTCCACTGGGCGGGCGAGTACGGCGAGAACCTTAACGAGGCGAAGACGCACCTCACCGAGCTGAACGTCTTCGAGACGTTCCGGCCGCAGATCCCGGCGGAGTACCAGGACTCGGAGTTCCTGTTTCTCGCCAACATCGACCCGGTGCTGCAGGCCGAGGTGCGGCGCAAGATGAGCGACGTGGAGCTGACCGGCGGCGACACCATGAATTTCTGGATCAGCGGCAAGCGCGCCGAACTGGGCGAGACGCTGAAGCTGGTAGACATCCTGCTGGTGAACGACGGCGAGGCGAAGATGCTGGCGGCGGACGCGAGCCTGCCGCGCGCGGCGCGGAAGATCCGCGCGATGGGACCGAAGGCGCTCGTCATCAAGCATGGCGAGTACGGCGCGACGATCTTCTTTTCCGACCAGCGGCACCCGTTCCGCGCGCCCGCGCTGCCGCTCGACGAGGTGCGCGACCCGACCGGCGCCGGCGACAGCTTCGCCGGCGGCTTCATGGGCTACATCGCATCGCAGGGCACGCTCGACGGCGACGTACTGAAACGCGCGATGTTCTACGGCGGCGTGATGGGCTCGTTCGCGGTGGAGCGCTTCGGGACCGAGCGGCTACAGGAGCTGACGCGTGAGGAGATCGACCTGCGCTTCGAACTGTTCCGCGAGCTGACGCACCTGGAGTAGTCCACAGCCCACGGCCCACAGTGGCCGTGAGCTATCTTTCGGAGGGGCGCGGCTTTGGCCGCGCCGAAAAGCTCTGGAGAAGAAACCGGCTTTAGCCGCTGAGGCAACGAACCACGATCCCTGGATCGTCGCTGGGCTCTCTGCCCTCGCGTCCCTGGCGGCGTTTGTCTATTACTACCGCAGCGGCGAGTTCCTGCTGTATGGCGACGCGGTCGCTCACATCACCATCGCGCGGCGCGTGTTCGACTCGCAGACGCCGAGCCTCTTCGGATTCGGGACGGTGTGGCTGCCGCTGCCGCACGTGCTCATCCTGCCGTTCATCGTGCCGCTCGGCTGGTGGCAGTCGGGCGTGGGCGGGTCTGTGTATTCGATGGCGGCGTACGTGCTCGCGTGCGTCGGGCTCTACCGGCTGACGCTGCGGCTGACGGAGTCGCGCGCGGCGGCGGGGCTGGCGGCGGCGGTCTTCGCGCTCAACCCGAACCTGCTGTACATGCAGGCGACCGCGATGACGGAGTCGCTGTATCTCGCGCTCTTCCTCTGGGCGACAGCGTACTTCACGGAGTTCGTGGAGGAGTCGCGCTCGCCCTCGGACGGGTGGGGACCGGCGACTCGCCGGTCCAGCGCGGGCGAGTCGCCCGCGCCTACCGGAGAAGATGGATACCGTCGCGCTTCGCGCGCAGCGACGAAGTGCGGCCTGTGCATCGCGGCGATGGTGCTCACGCGCTACGACGGATGGTTCGCCGGGCCGTTCTTCGTGGCGGCGGCGCTGGCAGTGCTGGTGCGGCGCCGCGGCTGGCAGTTCCTGGAGCAGAAGCACGCGCCGCTCTGGCGCGGCGTGCGCAACCTGGCGCTGATCGCGTTGGCGGCGCCCGTCTTCTGGCTGGCCTACAACTGGGTGCTGAACGGGCATCCGCTGGACTTCGCGCTTGGGCCATATTCGGCGAAGGCCATCGCGGAGCGGACCTCGACGCCCGGCGTCTTCCATCCCGGCCATCACGACCTGTGGGTGGCGCAGACGTTCGTCCGCAAAGCGGCGGAGATGAACCTGGCCGAAGGCGCCTGGCAGCACGTGCTCTTCTTCGGCGCGCTCGCGTGCCTGGGGATCGCGCTGACGGTCAGCCGCCGATGGCTGCCGGTGCTGCTGTTGTGGCTGCCGTGGGCGTTCTACGCGCTTTCGGTCGCCTACGGCAGCGTGCCCATCTTCCTGCCGGTGTGGTGGCCGCACTCCTACTACAACGTGCGCTACGGCTTGCAGTTGTTGCCGGCGGTGGCGGTGAGTCTGGGCCTGATGTGGGCGCTCGCGGAGACGACGCGCCTGCGGTATCGCGCCATCGCGAACCTGGCGCAGCTCGTGATCGTGGTGGCTGCGCTCGGGCCGCTCCCCTACGTGTGGCGCGCGACGCCGATCACCCTGCGCGAAGCCCAGGCCAACGGGAAGCGGCGCGTCGCGGTGGAACGCATGGTGGCGGAGACGCTGCGGGAGCTGCCGGCGGAGTCGCGCATCATGGTCTATCTCGGCGAGCACGGCGGCGCGCTGCAGCAAGCGGGCATCCCGCTGAAGCGCACCATCAACGAGAGCACGCACCTGCGCTCGGAGATGCCGCACGGGCTGTGGGAGCGGGCGCTGGAGGATCCGAAGCCGTACGCGGACGTCCTGGTCGCGTTTCCCGGCGACCCGGTGGCGCGCGCGGCCGGCGAGCACAAGGCCGACCTGCTGACGCTCACGGTGATCGACTACAACGGCGAGGAAGCGGCCGTGCTCTACGCGGTGAAGCGCGCGCGCTAAGGATGTAGAATCGCTCGACTTTATGCACGGGCTATCGCAGGAGCTGACGACGTTCGACTCGCTGTTCCTGTCGCAGGCGATCCTGCGGCTGGTGCTGGCGGCGGTGCTGGGCGGAGTGGTCGGGCTGGAGCGCGAGCTGAAGCGCAAGCCCGCCGGGCTGCGGACCACGATGTTCCTCTGCATCGGGTCGGCGATGTTCACGCTGCTCTCCGACAAGCTTGCGCAGACCTACGGCGGGGACCACACGCGCATCGCGGCGCAGATCATCCCGGGCATCGGGTTCATCGGCGCGGGCGCCATTTTGCATGCGAAGGGCAGCGTCACCGGGCTCACCACCGCGGCGAGCCTGTTCATGATCGCTTCCATCGGGATGGCGGTCGGCGGCGGGCTGTACCTGGTCGCGATCTTCGCCACCGTGCTGGTGGTGCTCGTGCTCTACGCGCTCGGCCGGCTGGAGCAAAAGCTGGAGCAGAAGCTGGGCGCGCCCGGAGACGCCGAGTAAGACGATGCCCGCGATCCCGTTCGTCAAAGCGTCGGCGTGCGGCAACGACTTCCTGCTGATCGACGGGATGCACGCCCCCGCCGACCTGCCGGCGTTCGCCAAGAAGATCTGCGACCGGCACAACGGCGTGGGCGCCGACGGCGTGGAGTGGCTGCTGCCCGACAAGGAAGCCACGGTGCGCGCGCGGCTGTTCAACGCCGACGGCTCCGAGGCCGAGATCAGCGGCAACGGCACGCGCTGCGTGGCGGCGCACTGGATCGCAGAGCACAGCGGCGACACAGTCACCGTGCGGACCGGCGCCGGCATCAAGCGCTGCAGACTGACCGCGCGCCAGGAGAACGAGTTCTGGTTCGAGATGGACATGGGCGAGCCGCAGATCGGCGACGAGTTCCCCATCAAGCTGGCGTTCGGCGAGGTACGCGGCATCCCGGTCTCCATGGGGAACCCGCACTTCGTGGTATTCGTCTCGGGATTCGGGCCGGGCTGGCAGGCGGAGGCGGCCGAGATCGGCAAGCACCACGACTTCAAGTATGGGATCAACGTTGAGCTCGTCAAGCCGTCCCGCGGCGACGAGATCGAGACGCGCTTCTTCGAGCGCGGCGTAGGCGAGACGCGGTCGTCGGGGACCGGCTCGTGCGCCTCGGCGGTGGCGGCCATCCACGCCGGGAAGGCGGCGTCGCCGCTGAAGGTGGTGGCGCCGGGCGGGGTGCAGACGGTCCACTGGGAGGGCCAGTCGGTCTACCTCAACGGACCGGCGCAGCTGGTCTGCCGCGGGGAATACTTCGTTTAAGATGGGCGGGATGCCCACGCCGCCACCGCCCCGCGTGAAGCCGCCCGCGCTCCAGCCGGGCGATACCGTCGCCATCGTGGCGCCGGCGTCGAACATCCAGCCCGGGCTGCTCGAGGCGGGCGTGCTCACGCTCGAGCGCATGGGCTACCGGCCGTTCTACCTGCCCTCCATCCTCGACCAGGACCTTTATTTCGCCGGGACGGTGAAGCGGCGCGCGCGCGAGCTGGAAGAGATGTTCGAGCGCGAGGACGTGCGCGCCATCCTGTGCGCGCGCGGCGGGTACGGCGCGAACTACCTGCTGGAAGAGCTCGACATCGAGAAGATCGCGGCGCATCCGAAGATCTTCTGCGGATACAGCGACCTGACGACGCTGCTCACGTATTTCGCCGACGAGGCGGGCTTCGTGACGTTCCACGGTCCGATGATCACGAAGGACTTCGCCGCCAATGACGGCGTGCACCTGGAATCATGGAAGTCGGCGGTCGGCGGGAAGCGGGAGTGGGACGTGGCGAGCGGCCGCGCGCTGCGCGTGCTGGTGAAGGGAAGCGCGGAGGGCGTGCTGTACGGCGGGTGCCTGTCGCTGCTGGCCGCCTCGCTCGGCACGCCGTACGAGATCGCGACCGACGGCGCCATCCTCTTTCTGGAGGATGTGAGCGCGAAGCCCTACCAGATCGACCGCATGCTGATGCAGCTGAAGCTGGCGGGGAAGTTCGACGGCGTGCGCGGCATCCTGTTCGGCGAGATGCTGGACTGCATCCAGCATCCGGAGCAGACGTACACGCTGGAGGAAGTCGTGACCCGCGTGGTCGGCGACCTGGGCGTGCCGGTGGTGTACGGGCTGCGCTCCGGGCACGTGGCGGGCGAGAACATCACGCTGCCCATCGGCGTGCGGGCGCAGGTGCGGGCGCAGGCGGAAGCGCGCGTCACCATCGTGGAAGCGGCGACCGAGCCGCGGTCGTCGTCCGCGCAAAGCAGCCAGTCGGCCCGAGGGCGCTCGTAGCATGCGCGCCGGCGACGCATCGCAGCAGCACGTCCACCTCATTGGCATCTGCGGCACCGCGATGGCCTCGCTCGCCGGCATGCTGAAGCAGCGCGGGTTCAAGGTCACCGGGTCGGACAACGCGGTGTATCCGCCGATGTCCGACTTCCTCGCGTCGCTCAACATCCCGGTGGCGCAGCCCTATGGCGAAGCGAACCTGAAGCCGCGGCCCGACCTGGTGGTGGTGGGCAACGCGATCTCGCGCGGCAATCCGGAACTGGAGTACGTGCTCGACGAGCGCATCGTCTTCCGCTCGCTGCCGCAGGTGGTGCAGGAGCAGTTCCTGCGGACCCGGCAGTCGCTGGTGGTCGCGGGCACGCACGGCAAGACCACCACGACCTCGATGCTGGCCTGGATCTTTGCGACGGCGAACAAGAACCCGTCGTTCCTGATCGGCGGCATCGCGGAGAACTTCGGCTCCAGCTTCGCCGTGAAGCAGGGCCAGCACTTCATCATCGAGGGCGACGAGTACGACACGGCGTTCTTCGACAAGGGCCCGAAGTTCCTGCACTACCTGCCGCAGTCGGCCATCCTGACGAGCGTGGAGTACGACCACGCCGACATCTACCCCGACCTCGACGCGGTGAAGACGGCGTTCCAGCGGCTGGTGAACCTGGTGCCGCGCAAG from Terriglobales bacterium includes these protein-coding regions:
- the dapF gene encoding diaminopimelate epimerase, whose translation is MPAIPFVKASACGNDFLLIDGMHAPADLPAFAKKICDRHNGVGADGVEWLLPDKEATVRARLFNADGSEAEISGNGTRCVAAHWIAEHSGDTVTVRTGAGIKRCRLTARQENEFWFEMDMGEPQIGDEFPIKLAFGEVRGIPVSMGNPHFVVFVSGFGPGWQAEAAEIGKHHDFKYGINVELVKPSRGDEIETRFFERGVGETRSSGTGSCASAVAAIHAGKAASPLKVVAPGGVQTVHWEGQSVYLNGPAQLVCRGEYFV
- the mtnP gene encoding S-methyl-5'-thioadenosine phosphorylase gives rise to the protein MAEAEIGIIGGSGLYQMPGLTDLTEKQVNTPFGKPSDAYHLGTLEGRRVAFLSRHGRGHRVNPSELNFRANIYGFKALGVERILSVSAVGSLKEEHKPLEFVLPDQFIDRTRHRVDTFFGEGVVVHIAFADPVCAELSKVAQAAGKKADVTAKLGGTYVCMEGPQFSTRAESNLYRSWGADVIGMTNLQEAKLAREAELCYTTVAMVTDYDCWHDSHESVTVDQIVANLLKNAENACALVKHAVAAMPKQRGCKCGAALANAILTDRKAIPAEVKQKLHLLLGKYLGEKAGA
- a CDS encoding isocitrate/isopropylmalate dehydrogenase family protein: MAEKRIAVVPGDGIGKEVIPAALEVLRATNAPLAFTEFDWGADRYLKDGTTLPGYADESGFRKLEREFDAVFVGALGDPRVPTNIHAKEILLGMRFKMDLYANVRPVKCLDESLNPLKHAQAADIDFVVVRENTEGLYVDRGSLTGEGTAGEVAIQEDYNTRKGVERVIRYAFELARREKRSKVLMSDKSNVMTIAHGLWQRVFKQVAAEYPDISPSHMYVDALCMQMVREPKQFEVIVTNNLFGDIITDLAAALQGGLGMAASGNIHPGKTSLFEPVHGSAPPLAGKDMANPIGAVATGAMMLAHLGLKRESEKIDKAILEAVRQKKTTSDVGGSLGTKACAAFLAEQVARG
- a CDS encoding LD-carboxypeptidase encodes the protein MPTPPPPRVKPPALQPGDTVAIVAPASNIQPGLLEAGVLTLERMGYRPFYLPSILDQDLYFAGTVKRRARELEEMFEREDVRAILCARGGYGANYLLEELDIEKIAAHPKIFCGYSDLTTLLTYFADEAGFVTFHGPMITKDFAANDGVHLESWKSAVGGKREWDVASGRALRVLVKGSAEGVLYGGCLSLLAASLGTPYEIATDGAILFLEDVSAKPYQIDRMLMQLKLAGKFDGVRGILFGEMLDCIQHPEQTYTLEEVVTRVVGDLGVPVVYGLRSGHVAGENITLPIGVRAQVRAQAEARVTIVEAATEPRSSSAQSSQSARGRS
- a CDS encoding MgtC/SapB family protein, coding for MHGLSQELTTFDSLFLSQAILRLVLAAVLGGVVGLERELKRKPAGLRTTMFLCIGSAMFTLLSDKLAQTYGGDHTRIAAQIIPGIGFIGAGAILHAKGSVTGLTTAASLFMIASIGMAVGGGLYLVAIFATVLVVLVLYALGRLEQKLEQKLGAPGDAE
- a CDS encoding prolyl oligopeptidase family serine peptidase encodes the protein MKMKRMLWVLVLALCAPVFAQQAAKPAEPATLKPYDNLVVENVPAIPMSLVEDVARYTEYRTAGLRSWHPTKREMLIGTRFADTAQIHRLTTPGGARTQLTFYPDRVGGGWYEPKRGSYFVFSKDKGGDEFFQFYRYDVASGDITLLTDGKSRNTDWNFSNKGDRAVYGSTRRTGDDVDIWIIDPKDPKTDKMLLELKGGGWSVEDWSPDDSKLALAEFISANESYIWIVDVAKGTKELFTPKGGEKVVYNNVNFSKDGKGLYVTTDKENEFQRLTYIDLATKKHSYLTSHIRWDVDQVELSDDGRTIAFLVNENGIEKLHMLDTRTNKEKPAPKLPAGNVAGIEWHDNNVDLAFGLDMASSPVDVWSVNVRTGKVDRWTMSETGGAVLTDLQEPELVKWKSFDGMEISGFLYKPPAKFAGKRPVMINIHGGPEGQSSPGFLGRNNYYLKELGVAILYPNVRGSSGYGKTFLAADNGFNREKSYWDIGALLDHLKTRPDIDPDKIFIIGGSYGGFMSLQVSWNYSDKICCSLDYVGISSLVTFLENTSGYRRDLRRVEYGDERDPKMREFMQKIAAINNAEKIRKPIFVVQGKNDPRVPASEALQMVQKIRGSGTPVWFLMANDEGHGFAKKKNADYLFYATVMFLKEYLLK
- a CDS encoding PfkB family carbohydrate kinase; the protein is MSSLLVVGSVAFDTIQTPYGRKERILGGSATYFSLAASYFTDVRVIAVVGEDFAPEHEQVLRRRRVDTRGIQRAKGKTFHWAGEYGENLNEAKTHLTELNVFETFRPQIPAEYQDSEFLFLANIDPVLQAEVRRKMSDVELTGGDTMNFWISGKRAELGETLKLVDILLVNDGEAKMLAADASLPRAARKIRAMGPKALVIKHGEYGATIFFSDQRHPFRAPALPLDEVRDPTGAGDSFAGGFMGYIASQGTLDGDVLKRAMFYGGVMGSFAVERFGTERLQELTREEIDLRFELFRELTHLE